Proteins encoded in a region of the Novipirellula caenicola genome:
- a CDS encoding Lpg1974 family pore-forming outer membrane protein, giving the protein MKPTSSHVITLTPPAENFATRQKFTMMPHPTAPQSIVSRVRPAFIGLVGLCLQLLAFMTAPPAIAEETDGLNFANYLQEGEIDSEASETAEQVVQTTAIDYSGGAADLSIQVAELQAQMSEQNFEIATLRSELQTPLRHAHKPQPAKWFVTYESVVVQPVQSNSTGLITEREDDVFSHVMFPWGMEHSPRIQLGREANDETLGWRVRYWQFRHGESFEASDANGLIPASSFTLGTVGYLFEDGDASTGLQFIEEGVFTSSVRADVIDWELQRQIVKPLDVYAGIRYAKIAQRYHAMTDAGNLDARSEFRGFGPTVAMRFTHALPLNTLSLFGNARGSLLFGQKDFTAVDDVNEYTQAMNAIDLRSSEDAVHSFAGNAEIQLGLRYTPATWFSMQVALEAQHFMDVGGANPTGVFTGPDGGMSGDSPLDDNLSFIGVSSGIELAY; this is encoded by the coding sequence ATGAAACCAACATCAAGCCATGTCATCACGCTGACGCCACCCGCTGAAAACTTCGCCACTCGCCAGAAATTCACCATGATGCCGCATCCCACCGCCCCCCAATCGATCGTCTCTCGAGTTCGACCTGCCTTCATTGGTCTCGTTGGGCTGTGTCTTCAATTGCTAGCATTCATGACTGCTCCGCCAGCGATCGCGGAGGAGACCGACGGATTGAATTTTGCTAATTATTTGCAAGAAGGTGAGATCGATTCCGAAGCGAGTGAAACGGCGGAGCAGGTCGTGCAAACGACTGCGATCGACTATAGCGGCGGTGCGGCGGACTTGAGCATCCAAGTCGCTGAATTGCAGGCCCAGATGAGCGAACAAAATTTCGAGATCGCCACGCTTCGCTCGGAATTGCAAACGCCGCTGCGTCACGCTCACAAACCTCAGCCGGCGAAGTGGTTTGTCACTTACGAAAGCGTGGTCGTGCAACCGGTCCAAAGCAACTCAACCGGATTGATCACCGAACGCGAAGACGACGTGTTTTCGCACGTCATGTTCCCTTGGGGGATGGAACACAGCCCTCGAATTCAACTTGGTCGCGAAGCCAATGACGAAACGTTGGGATGGCGAGTTCGCTATTGGCAATTCCGTCACGGAGAATCCTTTGAAGCCAGTGATGCCAACGGGCTGATCCCGGCCAGTTCATTCACACTGGGAACGGTCGGCTATTTGTTTGAAGACGGCGATGCATCCACGGGACTGCAATTCATCGAAGAAGGCGTGTTCACAAGCAGCGTTCGCGCCGATGTGATCGATTGGGAACTGCAGCGACAAATTGTCAAACCGCTGGATGTCTACGCCGGGATCCGCTACGCCAAGATCGCGCAGCGTTATCACGCAATGACCGATGCAGGCAACCTTGACGCCCGCAGTGAATTTCGTGGTTTCGGTCCCACGGTGGCAATGCGATTCACTCATGCCCTGCCGCTCAACACATTGTCGCTGTTTGGCAACGCGCGAGGATCGCTGTTGTTTGGACAAAAGGACTTCACAGCGGTGGACGATGTCAACGAGTACACGCAAGCGATGAACGCCATCGATCTACGATCGTCCGAAGATGCGGTCCACTCGTTCGCTGGAAACGCCGAAATCCAACTTGGATTGCGTTACACTCCGGCAACTTGGTTCTCGATGCAAGTGGCACTGGAAGCCCAACATTTCATGGACGTCGGCGGCGCGAATCCGACTGGCGTGTTCACCGGTCCTGATGGCGGCATGTCCGGCGACAGCCCACTGGATGACAACCTCAGCTTCATCGGCGTCAGCAGCGGCATCGAATTGGCGTATTAA
- the pepT gene encoding peptidase T: protein MNQNPSVTINASRLLERFLRYVRIDTAADPTSDEYPSTQKQRTLARLLEQELAAMSIADAHMDDNALVWGTVPATNGGGTPAVALVAHMDTSPEAPSANVTPQVIEGYAGGDISLSSGIEISFADTPELASMIGKTLITTDGTTLLGGDDKAGIAIIMELAQTLIENPHLQHGDVRLLFTCDEEIGHGTDKIDLEKLNATVAYTVDGGGAGDIDVETFSADGATVRFTGNNIHPAIAKDVMLNAVRAAADFVAELPRDTMTPETTCERQGFIHPNAIHGGVGEATVELILRSFDSEDLDGYADIVRQAAETAAKKTPGVKADVKIYRQYRNLREGLEKLPQAVDFAEQAFKNLGRPCSREIVRGGTDGSQLTEKGLPTPNLSSGQHNIHSVREFACLDEMVEATEHLVELLALWSTQRS, encoded by the coding sequence ATGAACCAAAACCCCTCTGTCACGATCAATGCATCACGGTTGCTCGAACGATTTTTGCGTTACGTGCGAATCGATACCGCTGCGGACCCCACCAGCGATGAGTATCCCAGTACGCAAAAACAGCGAACACTCGCTCGGCTATTAGAGCAAGAATTGGCTGCGATGAGCATTGCGGACGCCCACATGGACGACAACGCCTTGGTTTGGGGCACGGTTCCGGCAACCAACGGCGGCGGAACTCCGGCGGTCGCCCTGGTGGCGCACATGGACACGTCGCCCGAGGCCCCCAGTGCAAACGTGACCCCCCAAGTCATCGAAGGCTACGCCGGAGGCGATATTTCGCTGTCATCGGGAATCGAAATCTCATTCGCTGATACTCCCGAATTGGCTTCGATGATCGGCAAGACCCTGATCACCACCGACGGAACGACGCTGCTCGGCGGCGACGACAAGGCTGGGATCGCGATCATCATGGAACTTGCCCAAACGTTGATCGAGAACCCGCATTTGCAACACGGGGACGTTCGTTTGTTGTTCACTTGTGACGAAGAAATTGGTCACGGCACCGACAAAATCGATCTCGAGAAACTCAATGCGACCGTTGCGTATACCGTCGATGGCGGTGGCGCCGGCGATATCGATGTCGAAACGTTTTCCGCCGACGGAGCAACCGTTCGATTCACGGGCAACAATATCCACCCCGCAATCGCCAAAGACGTGATGCTTAACGCGGTACGGGCGGCCGCCGACTTTGTTGCCGAACTGCCTCGTGACACGATGACCCCGGAAACCACGTGCGAGCGACAAGGGTTTATCCATCCCAACGCGATCCATGGCGGAGTAGGCGAAGCGACGGTGGAATTGATTTTGCGTTCGTTTGATTCCGAGGACTTGGATGGCTACGCCGACATCGTTCGTCAAGCAGCGGAAACGGCGGCCAAGAAAACACCAGGGGTCAAAGCCGATGTCAAAATCTATCGGCAATATCGCAACCTTCGCGAAGGTCTCGAGAAACTGCCTCAGGCGGTTGATTTTGCCGAGCAGGCGTTCAAAAACCTCGGTCGCCCCTGTAGCCGCGAAATCGTGCGAGGCGGGACCGATGGCAGCCAATTGACCGAGAAAGGATTGCCGACACCAAATTTGTCGAGCGGCCAGCACAACATCCACAGCGTGCGTGAATTTGCGTGTTTGGACGAAATGGTCGAAGCAACCGAGCACCTCGTTGAACTGCTCGCTCTTTGGAGCACACAGCGATCGTAA